One window of Oncorhynchus masou masou isolate Uvic2021 chromosome 33, UVic_Omas_1.1, whole genome shotgun sequence genomic DNA carries:
- the LOC135527459 gene encoding myoD family inhibitor domain-containing protein 2-like yields MSSNKVVVSGVRRLSTISEHDPDKVDTDLSSQDPMGGREWGGSSFSLCSNKHINNSSDHFSSFESHQPDAGDDCAAILLACLYCRFYDIVVMVPDTCERAVSRCFPSCKYLNASREQERASGWCNCSVELDCSCCNSCQEGAELLELAMEISEVCYR; encoded by the exons ATGAGCAGCAACAAGGTTGTGGTGAGTGGAGTGCGGAGGCTGAGCACCATCTCTGAGCACGACCCAGACAAGGTAGATACTGACCTCAGCTCTCAGGATCCCATGGGAGGCCGGGAGTGGGGCGGATCCAGTTTCTCACTGTGTTCCAACAAGCACATCAACAACAGTAGCGATCACTTCTCCTCCTTCGAATCCCATCAGCCTGACGCCGGGG ATGATTGTGCTGCCATTCTGCTGGCCTGCCTCTACTGCCGGTTCTATGACATCGTAGTTATGGTGCCAGACACATGTGAGAGAGCTGTAAGCCGCTGTTTCCCCTCGTGCAAATACCTCAACGCGTCCAGGGAGCAGGAGCGGGCCAGTGGCTGGTGCAACTGCAGTGTAGAACTGGACTGCAGCTGCTGCAACTCCTGTCAAGAGGGAGCCGAGTTACTGGAACTCGCCATGGAGATCTCTGAAGTCTG